One Paraburkholderia caffeinilytica DNA segment encodes these proteins:
- a CDS encoding LacI family DNA-binding transcriptional regulator, translating to MATIKEVAALAGVTPTTVSNVLRGRGRVGTETRERVLEAVAAKGYRPNLNARALVERRAPTLALMLGCITNPFYPEFTLQANNAARRHGRFLLVCNTDYEPDGGTGFLADVAGSLSDGILVANNGDLHIDELTAIQAAGTPVVISIWESPDISPGIPCVAFDSHKAGFIATEHLLDLGHHRIGALIGSAKNGIHGGRYRGFHDALRSRKVKHIQADARFVTDSYQGGFDAAVDLLKARPDLTALFVSNDLPALGALNAAATLGLRVPEDISIVSITNIELASQSRPALTTVAIPTAEMAEQSIDLLIKLGAGEMDVPAMIRTADPVLVRRASTAPVKK from the coding sequence ATGGCAACGATCAAGGAGGTGGCTGCGCTGGCAGGCGTCACGCCAACCACCGTATCGAACGTACTCCGGGGCCGTGGGCGCGTTGGAACGGAAACACGGGAACGCGTGCTCGAAGCGGTCGCCGCGAAAGGTTATCGCCCGAATCTGAACGCTCGCGCGCTTGTGGAGCGTCGGGCACCAACGCTGGCTTTGATGCTGGGCTGCATCACCAATCCGTTTTATCCGGAATTCACCTTGCAGGCTAACAACGCCGCACGTCGTCATGGGCGCTTTCTTTTGGTTTGCAATACTGATTATGAGCCCGATGGCGGAACAGGATTTCTGGCGGACGTCGCTGGGTCGCTGTCGGATGGGATCCTCGTGGCGAATAACGGCGATCTTCACATCGACGAGCTAACTGCAATTCAGGCCGCGGGCACACCCGTCGTCATTTCCATCTGGGAATCTCCCGATATCTCTCCGGGTATCCCTTGTGTGGCGTTCGATTCCCATAAGGCCGGCTTCATTGCGACGGAGCATTTGCTTGACCTGGGACACCACCGTATCGGCGCTCTGATCGGGAGTGCAAAAAATGGCATTCATGGCGGGCGATATCGGGGGTTCCACGACGCGCTTCGATCGAGGAAGGTCAAACATATTCAGGCTGACGCGCGGTTTGTGACCGACTCATATCAAGGCGGTTTCGACGCTGCCGTAGACCTGCTTAAGGCGCGCCCAGACCTGACAGCGCTGTTCGTATCCAATGATCTGCCGGCGCTCGGCGCGCTCAACGCCGCGGCCACGCTCGGCCTGCGTGTTCCTGAGGATATTTCGATCGTCAGCATCACCAACATCGAATTGGCCAGTCAGTCGCGGCCTGCTTTGACTACGGTTGCCATTCCTACTGCCGAGATGGCGGAGCAGAGTATCGACCTACTCATTAAGCTCGGTGCCGGCGAGATGGATGTTCCGGCAATGATTCGCACTGCGGACCCGGTACTGGTCAGGCGCGCCTCGACGGCACCCGTGAAGAAGTGA
- a CDS encoding SRPBCC family protein yields MKKRTRYLTAILAVLVTIALLFVPLPQRVLIDTRVSTVALIQRPPEIVFDYVTTPAHWPVWHPSSLAVNGAVDHPLDLGEQVTEQFRVAGRRGSVVWTVTAREPPRKWTIEGKIAGNPAGAVTYSLTSTASGTHFERVFTYRAPSLWFAILNWLVLRARIQDESDQAVLRLKNVLETVTQN; encoded by the coding sequence ATGAAGAAACGTACTCGGTATCTGACGGCGATATTGGCCGTGCTCGTGACCATCGCGTTGCTCTTTGTGCCATTGCCTCAGCGGGTTCTGATCGACACGCGCGTCTCTACGGTTGCGTTGATTCAACGCCCTCCGGAAATCGTGTTCGACTATGTCACGACACCGGCTCACTGGCCCGTCTGGCATCCATCGTCGCTCGCGGTCAATGGCGCCGTCGACCACCCGCTTGATCTGGGCGAACAGGTCACCGAGCAATTTCGGGTGGCGGGCCGACGAGGCAGCGTAGTGTGGACAGTCACTGCGCGGGAGCCTCCACGCAAATGGACGATCGAGGGAAAAATTGCTGGCAACCCGGCTGGCGCCGTCACCTATTCACTGACATCGACCGCGAGCGGCACACATTTCGAGCGTGTGTTTACGTATCGCGCGCCGTCGTTGTGGTTTGCGATACTCAATTGGCTTGTTTTGCGCGCGCGAATTCAGGACGAGTCCGACCAGGCCGTGTTGCGGCTGAAGAACGTTCTGGAGACTGTGACGCAAAATTAG
- a CDS encoding SulP family inorganic anion transporter, translating into MKPATTGSSPDARPGPRITGLFGDLTAGMVSTLVMLCYAISLGTMIFSADLARYAGLGMATAFISCVVTALVIALTSSMRMNIAGPDGNATAFLAGVAAGVASSVRADGGTAQTVLFTVLIAIALCSVVTGVILYAVGSSKRSRSLQFLPYPVVGGFLAGTGYLLLAGAFRVVTGEPLSWHTLALVLHVNWLMWIPAALVCASATLLSRTWNHVAALPIILGLGVALFYVLLPAAGVSIDDARHTGLMLPRVALHPLRIPELHLPALPARGSVDWSAIVAHLPETLVVTSISAITILMNSTAIGAATGEDIDLNREMRAAGIANIASGMLGGMVGYQSFNRSMLNARAGATSRMAGVFASLACLFVLAVSPDVAALFPVPVLVGLQLFMGLRLLIQWLVGAYSKLNWHEYLLVPLILGAIAFYGVVAGVVAGVIAACVMFALLYGRVSCVRMEFDGSTRTSNVERSIEATERLHALGAQVCGTCLQGFLFFGTANSILQRVRERLARRGPISVRFVVLDFAATNGMDASVSVSFVKLRQLCATIDAELVLTGLPTRSRELLVKTGVLNLRIREFPTLDAGLEWIENALLESDARILPGAQEDFRAMLAPHFTPDGLERLLTLLDVCELGAGQAVFRHGDLADAMYFVESGRVAVMLPLANGRTLRLRSFGPGTIVGEMALYTRQPRSADVLAEGPVRIRRLTLESLHALEDDDPVTAQQVHRFVVKVMASRLAIADEALRAAH; encoded by the coding sequence GTGAAGCCAGCTACGACAGGTTCTTCGCCCGACGCCCGCCCCGGGCCGCGCATCACGGGCCTGTTCGGAGACCTGACGGCCGGCATGGTGTCGACCCTGGTCATGCTCTGCTACGCCATCAGCCTGGGCACCATGATCTTCAGCGCGGACCTTGCCCGTTATGCCGGGCTTGGCATGGCCACGGCCTTCATTAGTTGCGTCGTGACAGCGCTGGTGATTGCCCTGACGAGCTCCATGCGCATGAATATCGCCGGACCCGACGGCAACGCGACAGCGTTTCTTGCCGGTGTGGCGGCCGGGGTCGCGAGCAGCGTGCGGGCTGACGGCGGAACTGCGCAAACCGTCTTGTTTACCGTGCTGATCGCCATCGCGCTGTGTTCGGTGGTGACAGGCGTCATTCTGTATGCGGTCGGTTCTTCGAAACGCAGCCGCTCCCTGCAATTCCTTCCTTATCCGGTGGTGGGCGGCTTCCTTGCCGGTACGGGCTATCTCCTGCTGGCCGGCGCGTTCCGGGTCGTGACCGGCGAGCCTTTGAGCTGGCACACATTGGCCCTCGTGCTTCACGTGAACTGGCTCATGTGGATACCCGCCGCGCTGGTGTGCGCGTCAGCCACACTCCTGTCGCGCACCTGGAACCACGTTGCCGCGCTGCCGATCATCCTGGGACTCGGCGTCGCGCTGTTCTATGTGCTGCTGCCTGCCGCAGGCGTGTCGATCGACGACGCCCGTCATACCGGCCTCATGCTTCCGCGCGTGGCGCTGCACCCCTTGCGGATTCCCGAGCTGCATCTGCCGGCATTGCCGGCGCGCGGGAGCGTCGACTGGTCGGCAATCGTTGCGCACTTGCCGGAGACGCTCGTCGTCACCTCGATTTCGGCGATCACGATTCTGATGAATTCGACAGCGATTGGCGCGGCCACGGGCGAAGACATCGATCTGAACCGTGAGATGCGGGCGGCCGGCATCGCCAACATCGCGAGCGGGATGCTAGGCGGGATGGTCGGTTACCAATCGTTCAACCGGTCGATGCTCAACGCGCGCGCCGGCGCGACAAGCCGTATGGCGGGGGTGTTCGCCTCGCTCGCGTGCCTGTTCGTGCTGGCCGTTTCGCCGGACGTGGCTGCGCTGTTCCCGGTGCCGGTGCTGGTCGGGTTGCAGCTCTTCATGGGACTTCGGCTGTTGATCCAGTGGCTGGTCGGCGCGTATAGCAAGCTCAACTGGCATGAGTATCTCCTCGTGCCGCTGATCCTCGGCGCCATTGCCTTTTACGGCGTGGTTGCGGGTGTGGTGGCCGGGGTCATCGCCGCATGTGTGATGTTCGCGCTGCTGTACGGCCGGGTCAGTTGCGTTCGCATGGAGTTCGACGGCAGCACGCGCACGTCGAACGTGGAGCGCAGCATTGAGGCTACCGAACGGCTTCATGCACTCGGTGCGCAGGTGTGCGGAACGTGCTTGCAGGGTTTCCTCTTTTTCGGCACGGCCAATTCGATCTTGCAGCGTGTGCGCGAACGGCTGGCGAGGCGTGGACCGATATCCGTCCGCTTCGTCGTGCTCGACTTCGCTGCGACCAATGGCATGGACGCGTCGGTATCGGTCAGCTTCGTCAAGCTCAGGCAACTATGCGCGACGATCGATGCGGAGCTGGTGTTGACGGGGCTGCCAACACGCTCGCGTGAACTGCTTGTGAAGACCGGCGTGCTGAATCTTCGGATTCGCGAGTTCCCCACGCTGGATGCCGGTCTGGAGTGGATTGAAAACGCGCTTCTCGAGTCGGACGCACGCATCCTGCCTGGCGCCCAGGAGGACTTTCGTGCAATGCTCGCGCCGCATTTCACGCCCGACGGGCTCGAAAGGCTATTGACTCTGCTCGACGTGTGCGAGCTTGGCGCGGGGCAGGCGGTGTTCCGTCACGGCGACCTGGCGGACGCCATGTACTTTGTCGAGAGCGGACGTGTCGCCGTTATGCTGCCGCTTGCGAATGGGCGAACCCTCAGGCTCCGCTCGTTCGGGCCTGGTACGATCGTCGGCGAAATGGCGCTCTACACACGGCAGCCGCGTAGCGCGGATGTACTCGCAGAAGGTCCCGTGCGGATCCGGCGTTTGACGCTCGAGTCGTTGCATGCACTCGAGGACGATGATCCCGTGACGGCGCAGCAGGTTCATCGTTTTGTCGTCAAGGTCATGGCGTCTCGGCTGGCCATCGCGGACGAGGCCTTGCGCGCGGCTCATTGA
- a CDS encoding adenylate/guanylate cyclase domain-containing protein translates to MDIDQWLHALGLEQYAPAFARNDIDFTMLAQLDDADLKELGILSLGHRKRLLASIADQRGAASRTASPAVNAPASERRQVTILFADLCGFTALSQTLDPEELRELTGRYTALVDRIVLGYGGTIDKHIGDAVMAIFGAPRAHDTDPLRAARAALEIHEALTGLGEPASPPLRAHVGIASGEVVAGPLERADVQDYTVLGDSVNLAARLVAAAGPGETLLSEKVHRALGDSVMSEAVGEMRFKGIDSPVRVWRLHGLALEPATVSRGVFVGRKAEFEQFKGLARACLEQRAGHVVYVRGEAGIGKTRLVDEMRRFVEMLGFSSHRGLVLDFGVGKGQAPIRTIVGSLLGLSSTAGPDERRAAAGRVVASGAVSREQLMFLHDILDLTQTGEWRTLYDAMDNTARTRGKRAVAAAIAEDVCRHTPTMIIVEDLHWADPQVLGYLAAFAAAIANGPGLLVMTSRVDGDPLDAGWRASCHGTSFATIDLGPLRSDEALKLAGSFIDATQRVALACIERAGGNPLFLEQLLHNAEEGSDEAVPATIQSLVLARMDRLSARDREAFQAAAVIGQRFGLALLRRLIDAPDYVCHGLVANALVVPEGEDFLFAHALIQESAYSTLLRARRRELHRLAADWFAATDPVLRAQHLDRAEDERAPQAYLDAAIAQRAAYFTEAAFRLVDRGLQIVQSDTERHALICLKGELQRDLGDIAASIATYRAALAAAPDEASLCQSQLGLAEGLRVNEGLVEALSLLDAAQQVAQRLDKVPELARLHHLRGNILFPLGRIDDCRTEHERGLVHARRLELPEAEARALGGLADAAYAQGRMRTAFEHFSRCVTLSREHGFGRIEVANRSMVGFSRIYLNDARAAREDLSAAAHAAALVGQPRAQMLCETLGVFVCYELGDMQAALTHLEREMLIIRQLGARRFEAQNLEMRARVLLVGGQRREAADLLREALAICREVGTQFSAPKAIGVLSRAVEDDGERARLLAEGVDMLHCGAVGHNHLWFYRDAIEAMLSAGDAASALRYATALENYTRVEPLPWAELFVTRGRALARAQQDPSQDETQHELERVRAALVEAGFNVYLPAVETALAA, encoded by the coding sequence ATGGATATCGATCAGTGGCTGCATGCATTGGGGCTTGAGCAATACGCGCCCGCATTCGCCCGGAACGACATCGATTTCACGATGCTGGCACAGCTCGACGACGCGGACCTGAAAGAACTCGGCATCCTCTCGCTCGGCCACCGCAAGCGCCTGCTGGCATCCATTGCCGATCAACGGGGCGCCGCATCGCGTACAGCCTCCCCTGCCGTGAATGCCCCCGCCAGCGAGCGCCGGCAAGTCACCATTCTGTTTGCCGATCTATGTGGTTTTACCGCGCTATCGCAGACGCTCGATCCGGAAGAGTTACGCGAGCTCACCGGCCGCTACACAGCGCTCGTCGATCGGATCGTCCTCGGTTACGGCGGCACGATCGACAAACACATCGGCGATGCGGTGATGGCCATCTTCGGAGCGCCGCGTGCGCACGACACTGATCCGCTGCGCGCGGCGCGGGCGGCATTGGAGATTCATGAGGCACTTACCGGACTGGGCGAACCCGCGTCACCTCCGTTGAGGGCGCATGTGGGCATTGCCAGCGGCGAGGTGGTCGCGGGGCCGCTCGAACGCGCGGACGTTCAGGACTACACGGTGCTTGGCGACTCCGTGAACCTCGCCGCCCGCCTGGTTGCCGCGGCCGGCCCAGGTGAGACGCTGCTCTCGGAGAAAGTCCATCGCGCGCTCGGTGACAGCGTGATGAGCGAAGCCGTCGGCGAGATGCGCTTCAAGGGCATCGACTCGCCGGTACGCGTGTGGCGTCTACACGGTCTCGCCCTTGAACCCGCCACCGTCAGCCGCGGTGTTTTTGTCGGTCGCAAAGCGGAGTTCGAGCAGTTCAAGGGCCTTGCCCGCGCGTGCCTCGAGCAGCGGGCCGGTCACGTCGTCTACGTCCGCGGTGAGGCAGGCATCGGCAAGACACGGCTTGTCGACGAGATGCGCCGGTTCGTCGAAATGCTGGGCTTTTCCAGCCACCGCGGCCTCGTGCTGGATTTCGGCGTGGGCAAAGGCCAGGCCCCAATCCGCACCATTGTCGGCAGCCTGCTGGGCCTGTCGTCTACGGCCGGCCCGGATGAGCGGCGCGCCGCCGCCGGACGAGTGGTCGCATCCGGAGCCGTCAGCCGCGAGCAGCTCATGTTTCTTCACGACATCCTCGACCTCACGCAAACCGGCGAGTGGCGCACGCTTTACGACGCAATGGACAATACCGCGCGCACGCGCGGCAAGCGCGCGGTTGCGGCAGCAATCGCGGAGGATGTCTGCCGCCACACGCCAACCATGATTATCGTGGAGGACCTTCATTGGGCCGACCCGCAGGTGCTCGGATACCTGGCCGCCTTCGCTGCGGCTATCGCGAACGGTCCCGGCCTGCTTGTGATGACGTCGCGGGTGGACGGCGATCCGCTCGACGCGGGATGGCGGGCAAGTTGCCACGGCACGTCCTTCGCCACGATCGATCTTGGCCCGCTGCGCAGCGACGAAGCATTGAAGCTTGCCGGCAGTTTTATCGATGCGACCCAGCGCGTCGCGCTCGCCTGTATCGAACGAGCCGGCGGCAACCCGCTGTTCCTCGAGCAACTCCTGCACAACGCCGAGGAAGGTAGCGACGAGGCGGTCCCCGCGACAATCCAGAGCCTCGTGCTGGCTCGCATGGACAGACTGTCGGCGCGAGACCGCGAGGCGTTCCAGGCTGCCGCGGTAATCGGACAGCGCTTTGGCCTCGCCTTGCTGCGGCGGCTGATCGATGCACCGGATTACGTCTGTCACGGGCTTGTCGCCAACGCGCTTGTCGTGCCCGAGGGCGAAGACTTCCTGTTTGCCCACGCACTCATTCAGGAGAGCGCCTACTCGACGCTGCTGCGAGCACGCCGGCGCGAGTTGCACCGCCTGGCGGCCGACTGGTTTGCAGCAACCGACCCTGTACTGCGCGCCCAGCATCTCGATCGCGCCGAGGACGAGCGGGCGCCGCAGGCCTACCTCGACGCCGCGATCGCGCAACGCGCGGCCTACTTCACCGAGGCCGCGTTCAGACTGGTCGACCGAGGTCTGCAGATCGTGCAAAGCGACACGGAACGCCACGCGCTCATCTGTCTCAAGGGCGAGCTCCAACGAGATCTCGGCGACATCGCTGCGTCGATTGCGACATACCGCGCGGCCCTGGCCGCCGCACCTGACGAAGCGAGTCTCTGTCAGTCCCAGCTTGGACTCGCCGAAGGTCTGCGAGTCAACGAAGGTCTCGTGGAAGCCCTGTCGCTGCTCGACGCGGCACAGCAAGTGGCGCAACGTCTGGACAAGGTGCCCGAACTCGCGCGCCTGCATCACCTGCGCGGCAACATTCTCTTTCCGCTTGGCAGGATTGACGATTGCCGTACCGAGCATGAGCGTGGACTCGTCCACGCGCGGCGCCTCGAATTGCCCGAAGCGGAGGCTCGCGCGCTCGGCGGCCTCGCGGATGCTGCCTATGCGCAAGGGCGAATGCGCACCGCTTTCGAGCACTTCAGCCGATGCGTGACGTTGAGTCGCGAACACGGTTTCGGCCGCATCGAGGTCGCCAATCGTTCGATGGTCGGCTTCAGCAGAATCTACCTCAACGATGCACGCGCCGCGCGCGAAGACCTGAGCGCCGCCGCGCACGCCGCCGCGCTGGTCGGCCAACCGCGTGCGCAGATGCTGTGCGAAACGTTGGGCGTGTTTGTCTGCTACGAATTGGGCGACATGCAGGCTGCTCTCACCCATCTCGAGCGCGAGATGCTGATCATCCGTCAACTGGGCGCACGCCGCTTCGAGGCACAGAATCTGGAAATGCGCGCGCGAGTGCTGCTCGTCGGCGGACAGCGGCGAGAAGCCGCCGACTTGCTGCGCGAAGCGCTAGCGATTTGCCGCGAAGTGGGCACGCAGTTCAGCGCACCGAAGGCCATCGGCGTGTTAAGCCGCGCCGTCGAGGACGACGGCGAACGCGCGCGTCTACTCGCCGAAGGCGTCGACATGCTGCATTGCGGCGCGGTCGGCCACAATCATTTGTGGTTCTACCGCGACGCCATTGAAGCGATGTTGTCCGCCGGCGACGCCGCAAGCGCCTTGCGCTATGCCACCGCCCTCGAAAACTATACGCGCGTGGAACCGCTGCCTTGGGCCGAGCTGTTTGTGACACGCGGACGCGCACTCGCTCGCGCGCAGCAAGACCCCTCACAAGACGAAACGCAGCACGAACTCGAGCGTGTGCGCGCAGCGCTCGTGGAGGCGGGCTTCAACGTCTACCTGCCCGCGGTGGAGACCGCGCTGGCCGCGTAG